A single genomic interval of Symphalangus syndactylus isolate Jambi chromosome 18, NHGRI_mSymSyn1-v2.1_pri, whole genome shotgun sequence harbors:
- the RHBDD3 gene encoding rhomboid domain-containing protein 3 isoform X2 codes for MHARGPHGQLSPALPLASSVLMLLMSSLWLVGAGPGLVLAPELLLDPWQVHRLLTHALGHTALPGLLLSLLLLPTVGWQQECHLGTLRFLHASALLALASGLLAVLLAGLGVSSAAGSCGYMPVHLAMLAGEGHRPRRPRGALPPWLPPWLLLALTPLLSSEPPFLQLLCGLLAGLAYAAGAFQWLEPSERRLQALQEGVLCRTLAGCWPLRLLPTPGSLAELPVTHPAGVRPPISGPPYVASPDLWSHCEGSALPPPGLRPVQPTWEGSSEAGLDWAGASFSPGTPMWAALDEQMLQEGIQASLLDGPAQGPQSAPWLSKSSVSSLRLQQLERMGFPTEQAVVALAATGRVEGAVSLLVGGQVGTETLVTHGKDGPAHSEGPGPP; via the exons ATGCACGCCAGGGGCCCCCATGGCCAACTGTCCCCAGCGCTGCCTCTCGCCTCCTCAGTCCTGATGCTCCTGATGAGCAGCCTGTGGCTGGTGGGGGCTGGCCCCGGCCTGGTCCTGGCCCCGGAGCTGTTGCTGGACCCCTGGCAGG TGCACCGGCTGCTGACCCATGCCCTGGGCCACACGGCCCTGCCGGGCCTGCTCCTGAGCCTGCTGCTCCTGCCCACTGTGGGCTGGCAGCAGGAGTGCCACCTGGGCACGCTGAGATTCCTGCATGCCTCGGCCCTGCTCGCCTTGGCTTCTGGGCTGCTGGCAGTGCTGCTCGCCGGCCTTGGGGTGTCCAGTGCAGCCGGCAGCTGTGGATACATGCCTGTCCACCTGGCCATGCTGGCTGGGGAGGGACACCGCCCTAGACGGCCCCGTGGGGCACTGCCACCGTGGCTGCCGCCGTGGCTGCTGCTTGCCCTGACCCCACTGCTCAGCTCTGAGCCACCCTTCCTGCAGCTCCTTTGCGGCCTCCTTGCCGGCCTGGCCT ATGCAGCTGGGGCCTTCCAGTGGCTGGAACCCTCAGAGCGACGGCTGCAGGCACTGCAGGAGGGTGTCTTGTGCAGGACCTTGGCGGGGTGCTGGCCCCTGAGGCTCCTTCCCACCCCGGGCAGCCTGGCGGAGCTGCCTGTCACCCATCCTGCCGGAGTGAG GCCTCCCATCTCTGGACCGCCTTATGTGGCCTCCCCCGACCTCTGGTCCCACTGTGAAGGCTcagccctgcccccaccaggCCTGAGGCCTGTGCAGCCCACCTGGGAGGGCTCCTCAGAGGCGGGCCTGGACTGGGCTGGGGCCAGCTTCTCCCCAGGGACTCCGATGTGGGCGGCCTTGGATGAGCAGATGCTGCAGGAGGGCATCCAGGCCTCGCTTCTTGACGGGCCAGCCCAGGGACCCCAGAGCGCACCATGGCTGTCCAAGTCCTCTGTCTCCTCTCTGCG gcTGCAGCAGCTGGAGCGCATGGGCTTCCCTACGGAGCAGGCGGTGGTGGCACTGGCAGCCACAGGCCGGGTGGAGGGTGCCGTGTCACTGTTGGTTGGAGGACAAGTGGGCACTGAGACCCTGGTGACCCATGGAAAGGATGGGCCTGCCCACTCCGAGGGTCCTGGGCCTCCCTAG
- the RHBDD3 gene encoding rhomboid domain-containing protein 3 isoform X1 → MHARGPHGQLSPALPLASSVLMLLMSSLWLVGAGPGLVLAPELLLDPWQGEGQPRGPWRKQETCLHRLLTHALGHTALPGLLLSLLLLPTVGWQQECHLGTLRFLHASALLALASGLLAVLLAGLGVSSAAGSCGYMPVHLAMLAGEGHRPRRPRGALPPWLPPWLLLALTPLLSSEPPFLQLLCGLLAGLAYAAGAFQWLEPSERRLQALQEGVLCRTLAGCWPLRLLPTPGSLAELPVTHPAGVRPPISGPPYVASPDLWSHCEGSALPPPGLRPVQPTWEGSSEAGLDWAGASFSPGTPMWAALDEQMLQEGIQASLLDGPAQGPQSAPWLSKSSVSSLRLQQLERMGFPTEQAVVALAATGRVEGAVSLLVGGQVGTETLVTHGKDGPAHSEGPGPP, encoded by the exons ATGCACGCCAGGGGCCCCCATGGCCAACTGTCCCCAGCGCTGCCTCTCGCCTCCTCAGTCCTGATGCTCCTGATGAGCAGCCTGTGGCTGGTGGGGGCTGGCCCCGGCCTGGTCCTGGCCCCGGAGCTGTTGCTGGACCCCTGGCAGGGTGAGGGCCAGCCACGTGGACCTTGGAGGAAGCAGGAGACTTGCT TGCACCGGCTGCTGACCCATGCCCTGGGCCACACGGCCCTGCCGGGCCTGCTCCTGAGCCTGCTGCTCCTGCCCACTGTGGGCTGGCAGCAGGAGTGCCACCTGGGCACGCTGAGATTCCTGCATGCCTCGGCCCTGCTCGCCTTGGCTTCTGGGCTGCTGGCAGTGCTGCTCGCCGGCCTTGGGGTGTCCAGTGCAGCCGGCAGCTGTGGATACATGCCTGTCCACCTGGCCATGCTGGCTGGGGAGGGACACCGCCCTAGACGGCCCCGTGGGGCACTGCCACCGTGGCTGCCGCCGTGGCTGCTGCTTGCCCTGACCCCACTGCTCAGCTCTGAGCCACCCTTCCTGCAGCTCCTTTGCGGCCTCCTTGCCGGCCTGGCCT ATGCAGCTGGGGCCTTCCAGTGGCTGGAACCCTCAGAGCGACGGCTGCAGGCACTGCAGGAGGGTGTCTTGTGCAGGACCTTGGCGGGGTGCTGGCCCCTGAGGCTCCTTCCCACCCCGGGCAGCCTGGCGGAGCTGCCTGTCACCCATCCTGCCGGAGTGAG GCCTCCCATCTCTGGACCGCCTTATGTGGCCTCCCCCGACCTCTGGTCCCACTGTGAAGGCTcagccctgcccccaccaggCCTGAGGCCTGTGCAGCCCACCTGGGAGGGCTCCTCAGAGGCGGGCCTGGACTGGGCTGGGGCCAGCTTCTCCCCAGGGACTCCGATGTGGGCGGCCTTGGATGAGCAGATGCTGCAGGAGGGCATCCAGGCCTCGCTTCTTGACGGGCCAGCCCAGGGACCCCAGAGCGCACCATGGCTGTCCAAGTCCTCTGTCTCCTCTCTGCG gcTGCAGCAGCTGGAGCGCATGGGCTTCCCTACGGAGCAGGCGGTGGTGGCACTGGCAGCCACAGGCCGGGTGGAGGGTGCCGTGTCACTGTTGGTTGGAGGACAAGTGGGCACTGAGACCCTGGTGACCCATGGAAAGGATGGGCCTGCCCACTCCGAGGGTCCTGGGCCTCCCTAG